The following is a genomic window from Manihot esculenta cultivar AM560-2 chromosome 9, M.esculenta_v8, whole genome shotgun sequence.
ATTTGTTGtcaacttaaaaaattaaaataaattaaattcataagAATTCATTcaaattttttcttataaaataaattatttcaaataaaatattagtgaAATTGTTAAATATGtctcccttctagaggtttcacCAGCTAAAATTCATCTTGTTACGAAGGACCTACTAAAATGAGACATGCTGTGAGAAGGGGAACTCTTTTTCCACGGGCGTCCTTAATCCGTGTTCTCTTCTCCGGTTTTGGGCCAGGCAATCTCAATACCATATGGCCACGCCTTTTGTTGTCAATTGGGAGAGAGAGAGCAACTAATATACATAAATATGAACCGTGTATTCATAATCAAGTCCATCATTGCCAATATTTTTCAATCATCAATGAGATTGTGAGTACGATTTAATCCCTTTCTGCTCATTTTTGTTACCCGTTTTGATGTTTGCATGTGGGAAAACCAATACCACAGCAATTTCATTTCCATTATCTTTACTCGCTAATGGTGGAGACAGATAGTTAACAAGCAAACATCTTGTACACTTGTTAAGCACAAGAATCCCAACTAATGTTACATGTTGCATAGTCTTGAAAAATCATTAACAAGTCAACAAATTTAAGCCTTCTCTTGCATCTCAACTAGACATCCTAGAAATTCCAGAAGCAGATCTACAAATAGCTACACAAGAAGCTAAAAACATCTAATGATACAATTCACTCTGATGCAATTAAAAAATACAGTACGCTGAAGCCATCCAATCTGGCTGAAGTAGGGCAGGCCCCGAGCAACACCCTCTGACAGGGGAGTAGCAGCAGCTAGATTGTAACGATGAAAGATGCACTTGAATTTGCCATAAATGATTCAGACTCTATCAACAGAGTAGGTCTCATTGCAGGCATGATAGAATATCCTTCAGTAGCATATTCATCTTTAGATCAAAATGGAACATGCTCATAACTTTCAGTTGGACCACACATGAACTAAACCATGCCTATTGCCAGTATAGATCTCATTACGCTCTTCATCATAGAAAAGTGCTGTTATGTCTTCCAAAGCCTCTGCAACTGTACTTATAGGTGAATGAATCCGCTTAGAGCTACTGCCACTGGGTTCATCACATTTAGGATTGCCATTGCTAGCATTTATTTTGGCCAAGCACTTTCCTGTCAAGATGTTGCTGACATTGATAGAACCAGCTGCACCACAAAGCTAATTATGAGATGAAATGAAATAACCTTCCTCATGCTAACACTCTAGTAAATCACAATAAAGAAGAGCCGAAAAATCTTGAATGAGTAAAGATACTATCAGAATGAGACAAAATACCTATTAAGATCTAACAATTTATCAACCACCAGGTTATCCAGGTAGACTTCCACTATATTGAGTTACTGACATGTTCTATTTGCATCCACTGATTTTCTCCTTTATAGCAACTCCCAAAATTAAAGGAAGAAGAGGATGACTATTCTGATAGTTTCAACCAATCACAATGATATTGAAGCTAGCAAAGATTGTAGCACTCAGCTAAAATCACAAACTGCCTAAACAGACCATAAGTGTTAACCAAAAATGTAGCACGAAAAGGTACCTTTTCCTTCCATCCACTGGTCCTCAGATTCAGCTTTGCAGTAAGAAATAATAAGATCCTGATCacttgttatgtatatgttatttGTGTTACAGTCAGGATGCCATAAGAGGTGATCCTCAAATGAAGTTACAAGCTCCCCACGAAAATTCCAAACTGCAACAGTCCTATTTCTGAAAGTTAAGAACAACTGGTTCTCATAGAGAAAGATAAATGCAGAGGGAGTCATGAACTCGGTTCTGCTAACTTCCATTAGCTCTGCATTTCGAACCTGCGTAACggaatatataaatattgatataaaaaCAATGCTAATGCATGCAAGAGGATGCTTAAATAGACACAGAACTCACATCAAGGATCTGGAGATTCTCATTTTCCTGCTTAACAAGAAGCTTCTCATTGAATTGTTCGATGAAGTCCACCTTCTTATTCCGATGAAGCAGATGGTTGAAGGCTTTTAGAACTGTTCCATCTTCTATTGATAAAATCTTAAGAGGCACATGGCTAGTTGCTCTATTGAAAATCAACAACATGATTCCTGGACTGATGCAaataatataacatatttatgaGTGAAAAGAACCAAATaggaggaagaaaaaaaaaacaagggcAAAAACTTGGCACACATTTCGAAAGTTATTCAATAAGGCAACTGAATAAGAAAAACCAGGCATTAGTTTCTGAAAACCCTCAGATGAAAAtcgtatataaataatatatagaaagaCATGATTAACAAGGTTTGTGGCCCGCAATATACTCATGCAAAGGCTCTTAGGTTTGAGTGTTCCCTTATAGTAACTATTCTTATAACTAAAAGTTCCATTAGAATGATAGAGACCAACCACAAGTTCACAGAGGGATTACCTGATTTTGATTTCTTGTACATGTTTATCTGATATAGAGTACAGCATTGTATAGTTTTTAAGGTCAAAAACCTTGTAAACACTGGCcacagaaatttattaaaaaggaACGTTAGATTTGGTAATGAAACATTTTACAATCACAGAGTAAAACGACTGAAAAGATACCTGTCTTGGGCAGAGTACGTTAGAACCTTTCCATTAACATCATCAAACTCTACAAACCCTGGCCACTTCAAGGACTCAGACTCAAAAAGAGCAAAACCAGCATCTGGCTTGCCCCTCCTTATGTACCTAACAATTTAAATTCAAAGCACTAATTTcacaattttttctaaaaaatactataataaAATTGACATTAACAATGATATATTCAACGACAAGAAGATATTAACATACTCAATTCTAGTTGATCTGCATTTCAAGGAGCTGAAGTTGTCTGAAGCATAAACTGAAACTGTGATGAGGGAATCATTGTTCTTATTATAGAACAAGCTTCGAATTACTTCATCAGGACTCACATTCAGAAAACATATCCTCTGATTTGTTTCTGCACTTATGGTCATCAAAAGCATGAGTTACAATCATCATGCTTCACTCAATATTAcatacccaaaaaaaaaaatccttaatGATACTTAATAGTTCTTTGCAATATCATAATCTCTTGTATTACCTCTACTAAAAGCCGCACAAACACCAGAATGTGCAAGTGCAAAGACAATATCCCGTGCAGCTACAATCTCTATGACTTTAGTTCTCTTCATCAAAAAGGGTAGAACTACTGAACAATGGCCCTTGGGATCATGAGTATCATACTCTTCCTAAAAGAAAGTAAACCAGACTCAATAAATAAGTCTTTCTTGCAACtgaaaaataagaataataacACTGAATATTCCATACCCATGTTAAAAGAGATGGACCAGATCAAAACTTATTTCTTTTCTGACGCCCATAAATAACAACAAAAAccagaaaaaaattaagagtGGACATGAATCAGCAACATTCTCAGTTCATAGACAAGGCACCATCTTGTAACAAGTAGTAGTAGTAACTGAGACATCTAATGGAAAGCTACAATCATATCAGACTTTGAAGAGACTCGTAAAATTACAACTTCTTTTCTTTCCCCATCATAACAGAATTTGGGAATTTGACCAAAAttttgttaaaagaaaaaaaataacggGGAAACTGGTGAAATGCGAGCAATTGGGGAGGGGGacgaagagagaaagagagagaatacCGTCAAACTCATATTGCGAAACCTCTCCTGGGCATTGCTCATACTGAAAGCACGATCTCGCTTAGAAGAAATTTCGCGCCTCTGCAACTTCTTAACAGTGTTGGCAAATCCATTGGCAAGAGGCCTTTTCTTCGCCAATATCCTCCTTCCCGAGCACGGCCTGGGATTCGCCGATATCCTCCTCCCTTCCATCCTCCTAAGGTAGTTGTATTTCACCGCCTGACCCGAGAGACGGAGAAGGAAATCAACACCCCCCCTCCCTCTCAATCTCTTCACCTTGAATTTCAATTCTACCCTGTTTACAGAAACCCTAAAAcagaagaaagaaataaagaaagagtACTCACTTCTCGGCCCCGAGGCCAAACCCTAAATTATTGAAacagaaaggaaaggaaaagcaTAGAAGTCGAAATCAATTGCTTGAGCAAAAaccctctctctgtctctctcttcGAGTCGGTCACTGCTATCTctccaaaaaccaaaaatatcaGGAGGAGCCTgccattaatatattattttttctattcaaTTTAaacttttgaattaattttaagctttcatttgatttaaaaaaaaaaaaaaagaaaaaaaaaaaagggaaaaccATGTGCTCATTATTGTGGATTGAAacggtaaaattattttttctaaaaaataaataaatattattaaaataaatatgaaaaaagttattttatattttaatatactcgaaataaaaataattttaaaaaactccTACCACCATATCCgtgcataaaaaaattatgaaaattatttttttattaaaaatatttttttaaaaaaaaatttgtatttttttaactttaatacacttaaaattaaacaatatgaaataaattattttattacaaaatatttttataaaaaatacacaGAAaacatttttttgaaaaaaatattttctaaatataaattattttttataaataaattaaaattatatttattacaataataaaatatctctttatttttaaaattaatttttttatcctgAATTTTGGATAAATAGAAATATGTTAAACAAAGATTTAACACTAATTAATATAGATGAAATACCAAAAGAATGCTTATGAATACTAAAAATTCATTTACTGTCAAATTTTTAACCCCATTTTTATATCCAAGGAAAATAAAGGGAATGGGAAACATAGAGACACAGAgtaaaactaaatttattttattttttctgtttaattaaaaggaaattaaaaaaaaaaaggaggaaaataatatttataatttttcacgattcattataaaaaaaaaactaaatatttttcatttttttagccTTTTTCATGATTAATCATTAAAAGAAACTTTTAAAATgtcttaaaatatatttttgtttttctaaagccattctttttaattttttataaatttgtaattaaaatttaattgtactattaatgattttttaaaaattttataattaataactaatgtattgatttaaaattatttaaaagaaattaatttgatatattaaattaaatttttaaaaactcaaatgtATATAATTGATGTGATATAATAATcgctcaaaataaattataaaaatcacatGTCAAATATACGGTTTTAAAGGAAAACTTAAACAtcgtaacatttgatttttcaaaaatacatTCTCATCCATTTTTAGTAGAATGAAATTTAACGAAAAATTATCTAGCAGATAAAATTTAACAGATTCCATTACGTTTATAATCGCGAGATCTTTTATTCAccagataaatttttaaaatatctaataATCAAATTCAACCTTTTTACAGATATACATTCTTATATATTCATCGATTTTATGCGTTTACTTGAATATGGAGGtgattaatatttatatccACCCCTCACattaatagtaaattaatttaaataatataatcactatttactttaaaatttaaatttaattataaaatcattatccacttgtaaatttatatatataattaaaattttattaactttaaattaatttaaataattatcaattttaaaatttaaatttaattatatatttataaacaaCTAGATAAAGTAgataacattttatttatttataattgaaaattctaaaagttaaaatttattaaaattcaataaattattattattataagtagTAATTTAATTCTCctaaattaaaactaataaatttaaaaattaatttcacttgtataatattataaatattttttattctaaataaatattataataaaaattattactataatattataaatattttttattctaaataaatattataataaaaattattactataaatattaaataaattaatgttataattatttttttttttgaaatagggagtTGGGGGAATCCAACCTTAGATCTCTCAGATTTATCAGGATACACTTTCCATCAGACTAAGTCTCGGAgtgcattaatgttataattattaaatgttatatgttataaaatagaatataaaaaatttacaataattattaattatagctattttaatttactatttatattattctaatttataaatttaccgATAGATACAAATATTTAAGACTAGTAGAATAATCAAGAAGATTACttataaatatcattaaaagaataaaataaaattttatgataataattagAATATCAAGCATTAGATAAATGTTGTTTATTTATGAGTACAATcatttatcaaaataattattaaaaaaaaagataaagacaCAAAAATTCTTCGATATAAATTAAGTTATAGTTTTATAAATCAAATGAAATAGTGGGATTTCACATTGTGGATAATGATATTATTATTCTCCagtgttataatttttttactactcttaaaattattatttacttttttaataatatataaattaattattataattttcttttatttttaaaatttgcttaaaatatcttttaatatttaataaaaatttaatattttaaaaaaatataaaatatattttttaatatgtataaaaaggtaaagtagacaaaaaaaaattataaaatggtgagagtattatttaatttaatattagatttgtTAGAAAATATGAAAGTTTTGAATGTACAAAATACAATcaggttaaaattttaaattaataattattaaaatacatttaaatattaattaattaccatgaattaaatttaaaaactaaaaattcaAATCTAATAGCTAAACATTGTGataagattttaatattttaatatttttaattaatatttaaatttgttattttaataattttacctcaaaaattttaattttttatttattaaaatttaaaattgttaataattaTCCTCTCTAATtaccaaataaaattaattaaatttaaaaataataaacttgcattaattttagataataaatatctaaaatcattttaagtgatatttaaaataatttattaatttaaaattatttgtataataaaattattatatatttttaaattttaaaacaggataaataaataaatagtttagGGTATAATCGGCAATCATAATATTCATTTCTCTTTACACTTTCACAATAGATATTCCAGTAATTATATGGTTAGAAAGATAAATATATGTTGAGAAAAAAGCATATTAGAACTGAATATGTGGATCCTTTAAGAGTTTTTCGAAAGATTTAGCGGACGAGATAAAACTACTTTTCAAATTGAATCATTTTTCATTTAATGGAGATATTTGCTATTCAGTATGAACCATTAATAGCAGTCAATCAAAAATTAATTCTGTTAGAAAGAaatctaatatttatttaagaaaaatgcaaaaacattgcaaaaaaaaaaaaaaaagaaaagaaaaatagatgGGAGAGCCGCCCATGAGTTTGATGGTCACCTAAGGGAAATAATTTAGGAAGATTACTATTCTTATAGCATCATCATATGGAGAAACCTCAACCATCCTCTTTAAATggtaaattaaaaagttaaatttattcGTCAATTATATAAtgatatgaaaatattaaatttatttatttttaatttaaatttatttataaattatcattaagaatctaaataaaacaaaataaatttaaaaaaatgtaacTGATACTAATAAATGACATGCCTTTATTTagtcttttaataataatttaaggtTTGGactaacaaataaaatttaatatttttgattTAATATGGTGATAAATACGTGATGAATATTTTTGATTGATTTAACATAATGGTAAGTGCATGAATATTTTTGATTGATTTAACATGGTGGTAAGTGGATGATAATAGTGGGAGATCTCATATTCTACTCCCTCAATTCCTaatcctatttcaaaaaaaaatatattatttttaattatcttatttttgaaaaaaattaatcaatcaaTTAATATAACATTCTTATACACTGATAGTTTAATATTACAGGATAAGACAAAAACTTAGTAAATACTATTTGGAATTGAATAAGAATTTCATCCTCTCCATAAGACGCATATAATCATGTGGATAATAAGAATACGAGATAAAAATCGAAGTAGAAAATAActcaaaaatataaatatgaaaactaCAAACATGTTTAGGTCTCCTGTGAAAACTCTATATGCCTATAATCAGGTGGATAATAGAAATACGAGATAAGAACCGAAGTAGAAAACAACTCAaagatataaatatgaaaactaCATACATGTTAAGGTCTCCAATGAGAaagtatgtttttttttttatactctTCTGCCAGCAGAAAggataacaataataattaaaaaaaaaaaaaaaacaaaattaaaaagcggataaagaaaacataaaaatgcTTCCTATAGTTTTCCTTGCACTCGTAAAACTTTGTGGTTTCCTATGAACCTCTAGAGAAATACTCTGTGAAAGAAAGAGCGCGTTGCACTTCCGATGATCAAGTTGTCTCAAAATTATAATCTTTCCCAATGACCTGAGCCAATTCCGCAGAAAAGTTTTGACGCCTTGCCACTAGCAAAACTTTTGTTAGTATGATCTAATTGGATCACGACAATTTCATTCAAAAAAATTCAGGGCGGAGATAATCGATACTACATATTACgattcaaaactcaattaatGACATTGACCAGTTCGACTACAGATCCAATGGCTGCAACCCCACCCCTTTCAAGCAGAGAGAGAGCTAACTCACATTCATGCCATCCTCTCAACCCACTGGCCAATTTCTTCAGAGTTTCCACCCTCACTTCTTGAATCCAAGCTGGAGTAAAACTCACCACTAAATGTACTAAACAAGAGACATAAGCTTTCCAAGTGGCTGGATGACAGCCAAGTGATATGTTTCCTTCCAATACCCCTGCCAAAAAGTCCATGTGGGCCCCTACTATATGGGCCCTTCTAGACAGTGCCCATGCTGGAGATCTGGCCCCAACGCCCCATGCATAAGACCCTGTGAAAATCAACAAGTATGCCATCGCATATCCTTCCACTATACGGGAAACTACACTCACCCCACCATGTTTCGCATCCCTGGACGAGAGCAACCAGGTTGGGATAGTCTCCATGTAAAGCTCTTGAACTAGATTCATCCCACCTGACACGCAAACAAGGCTTGCACCCAGCATGGCTGCCTCCCTCGCCTTTGTAGCAGCAAGGGATAAAGATGCTTGGCTAGACTTCAGGCGAGAGGACTTTGAGCTTGGCCATCTTGCAGTTGATTCCCTAGCATGTTCTCCTACAAGACTTGTAATCAAACCATTGACATACTGAATATCCTGTATTGTCTGACAAGAGCGAAGGTAAAGAAAACCTGGTGCCAAGGATCCAATAACACCAGGAACCCCTATAGTGCTACCCAGTAGACCACACACGCTGCTCTGATAGGTTAACAAAGATGTGGAAGCATTAACTGATCCTAAGAATGATGAGAAGCAACTTCTTAGAAGCTGAGCAACTGCTTCTTTATTTTGCCTGAACACAGAGCGAGCACAAGATACAACTATGTAATCATGCCACCGACGGACCTTTTGGGACCACAGAGAGCCAATTATAGGAACGCTGGGCCAAGGGCAACCTGATGCACAGTTCTCCAAAGCTGGCCCAACTACAGCATGAATGTGATCAAGGCCCTTGTTGAGTTTGAAAGTAATGGTTAAACTGACCAGAGCTGCCATTGGCAACGGAAGCATGACAGGTGAAAGCCCTGCAGCTGCAAAAAGTTAGAAAGActtcagaaaataaaataagtaatcTTATTATCTAGCAAAATATCAATATGTGTTATTTGTTAAACATCCAATTATTAGAAACAGTTTAgctaacaacaacaacaacaaaaataaaacttatcCCCTGACTTCTCAGGGTCCAGGAAACAGTTTAGCCAAATggcaaaaatcataaaaattccaCAATGAGGAGGAGAAAACAAAAAATACACTGAATACAAACTAGCAACAAGGAAAGGGCCCCCTCAAAAGCAGCCATATTCCAAACAGTTCTCCTGAGTGCAAttagtaatcaaaataaaaaagggAGCAGTCTAACGGATCTCTAGCTGTGGAGAGTGAGTGATAAGAAAATTAAGCTagacctaactcaccccaaacccccccccccaaaaaaaaaaagaagaagcaaGCTCAAGAGCGAAGGTATACATTATCCACATATCTAATCGATATGGAATACTAAATGAACCCTCACACCCAGGGTTAACACTTGGAGTGGGACACTTTTGGGAGGCCTAACATCAATTAAGAAAATAGACCTAGGCATAACTCACTCTAAAAAGCTGGCTcaaggagagagagagggagaggatGGAGGATTAGCCAAGTTTTATAAGGGACACATTACCACGTATCTAATTGATGTGGGATCCTTAATATAGACCATTATTTATTGTACTAGTAGAAGTTTAAGGCTTGCAACTTGAAGGAGGTGCAGAACAAATCTTAAGAGCATAACCACTTCAAGCAAAAATATCAAAGGTAGAATTCTCCCGTCTAAAGAATCTTCTTCAGCAAACCATAACTCAGTAGTGTTACCCATTTATAACCCAAAAATGCAAACATTAACGTGCACATTTCATTGCACAACACTTTGTTGTTGCTCAAGTATACATATCTTTATATAAACTGTCAACTCAAAATGAAATTAGAATAGATTATTGTTATATAAGAcagcatgaaatttaaagtaTCTGGTTAAACCTACCAGAGGAACAGCTTGGAAAATCAACTCCTGCAACAGAAAGTATTTCTTTCATTTCAGCCTCAATATATGGAAGGACAGCTGCTGGACTAGGCCAATCTGTTCCATTCATTGGAACTGGTTTCCATGTACCTCGAGTAATTTCTGCAGCAAAATAACTGATAATAGCTCCAATAGATGCAGGAAAAAAGTCAATGAGGTCCCTCAGGCCTGCAAGCATACAAGAGCCTTTTAGGTGCTGTGCTCATATGATGATTAATTGAAAACACACACCATAAAGAGACTTCAGTTTTATTTCCAATAAACATGGCCTTTTTTCTGCTAATGATAAGAAAGAAATTTCAAGCCAAAGAATGGATTAATCAACGGTTAGCACaatcaaaaaaaagaaaagaaaatctcaAAAATTCTTCAACAAACAAGAAAGGGTAGCCTCTATCAACCTGTTGTCAAGTCCCGCGATGAAAGCTTTCCATGAGCACAAGCTGTTAATACTGCCTCAAGCACAAAAGGGATGGCCTCTAACACTTCCCAAGCAGGAAGCATGGGTCTTTGCTGAGGATCTTCTCCACCACTTGAAGTGGACCCACATAAACTGTTGCTTGATAAAGTTGAGGAATTCCCCGAAGAAGTCCCAGTTTTAGTCATTTTTGAGTAAATCATGTTTAAAATTTTGTTAGCAACCTGATGAACAGGATTTCCATTACAGAGTCCAGACAATGTTGAAGCGACACATGACTTGTTCTGACAATACCAAGCTCGTAATTTGGGATAAAAATCAATATATACAGGCTTATCAGATGTTGATTGAAACTGGACTGAGTCACTGTTTATTTCATTTGAAGCAGCAGAATTATGTGATGCAATGCGGCTATTGCGCAACAGTAAAAGGTACTCCAAAGTAAGCCCACCCCCAAATGCTCCTCCTCCTGACAACCACTGGTCAAGAGGGGGTCTATAGAATTTCCATAGACGGAGAAGAAAGAGAAATGCATTAGAAAAAACCATGTAAATCGAGGGCTCATCACTTGAGTTTGATATGTTAGTTGATGTAGGAACAAGTGACCCATATACCTCACAAAGAGGCATTAAAGAAGCAGCTACTTCAGGAATCTGTATGTAGAAACACAAAGAGATCAGggtgtaagaaaaaaaaatcattgtgTAAACAGCAGCATAATCCAGAGTAGTTGAAGCACCAGCTATCCAAGGGGTCGATAATCAATATAGGTGCTTTAGTTCCTGTTGGAACCCTAGTAACAAAATAAACTATCAGAAACCTAAATTGCCCACTAAGCACCTAAATTTTCAAGATATTCATCTTGTGATAGTCCAA
Proteins encoded in this region:
- the LOC110622505 gene encoding mediator of RNA polymerase II transcription subunit 33A isoform X6, which encodes MRLLFYKANKLASSNAESANQLLERLLANIQRVYDSEYQLNRHQIIRMLIDIKPCKHMSYCNSESGQSSRWVSLDIYMENAMDGKQLHIRPSVAILTEAIKTLQVLNRASWQETFLALWLSALRLVQRERDPVEGPIPHLESRLCILLTIVPLAIANILEDEARFSSSSVQGAGKSGGMESTLEHQVEGNGQTSRKHELILSLQVLGDFSGLLCPPSSVIGAANSAALVAASFISNSNNTKSGLVDANRTDPSINAGGNMRHLIVEACITRNLIDASAYYWPGYVSTSVISLVSDLPPVQKSPWLTFMEGAPLDNSLVNLLLTTPAPSLAEIEKLYHIALDGSAEEKSAAAKILCGASLTRGWNIQEHVVCHVVKLLSPPIPSTHNGQRSHLVDYVPMLNAILFGVSTIDNVQMLSLHGVIPEVAASLMPLCEVYGSLVPTSTNISNSSDEPSIYMVFSNAFLFLLRLWKFYRPPLDQWLSGGGAFGGGLTLEYLLLLRNSRIASHNSAASNEINSDSVQFQSTSDKPVYIDFYPKLRAWYCQNKSCVASTLSGLCNGNPVHQVANKILNMIYSKMTKTGTSSGNSSTLSSNSLCGSTSSGGEDPQQRPMLPAWEVLEAIPFVLEAVLTACAHGKLSSRDLTTGLRDLIDFFPASIGAIISYFAAEITRGTWKPVPMNGTDWPSPAAVLPYIEAEMKEILSVAGVDFPSCSSAAGLSPVMLPLPMAALVSLTITFKLNKGLDHIHAVVGPALENCASGCPWPSVPIIGSLWSQKVRRWHDYIVVSCARSVFRQNKEAVAQLLRSCFSSFLGSVNASTSLLTYQSSVCGLLGSTIGVPGVIGSLAPGFLYLRSCQTIQDIQYVNGLITSLVGEHARESTARWPSSKSSRLKSSQASLSLAATKAREAAMLGASLVCVSGGMNLVQELYMETIPTWLLSSRDAKHGGVSVVSRIVEGYAMAYLLIFTGSYAWGVGARSPAWALSRRAHIVGAHMDFLAGVLEGNISLGCHPATWKAYVSCLVHLVVSFTPAWIQEVRVETLKKLASGLRGWHECELALSLLERGGVAAIGSVVELVNVIN
- the LOC110622505 gene encoding mediator of RNA polymerase II transcription subunit 33A isoform X3, which translates into the protein MELEIRREREMEETILETIKICHHRQEAPLPWAMEVGKCILSLGMSLPSPELGHVLVSYICFHNNHPSLWKFLQQALSSRLLSPIHVLSLLSARVIPNRRSQPEAYRLYLELLGRYAFSLDSIGEEACKQKIIKSVDAALQLSHTYRVQVQELGQVLVLFFFSIVVGLIDSTFNDWGLLMKTPDGPSGPFGSADNKDMDVDARGNYNVGRYEHLELLRKTNSLFAIEVLVKLTESRKAMVLLRIVYLNMPEIFNGLLQRLLFYKANKLASSNAESANQLLERLLANIQRVYDSEYQLNRHQIIRMLIDIKPCKHMSYCNSESGQSSRWVSLDIYMENAMDGKQLHIRPSVAILTEAIKTLQVLNRASWQETFLALWLSALRLVQRERDPVEGPIPHLESRLCILLTIVPLAIANILEDEARFSSSSVQGAGKSGGMESTLEHQVEGNGQTSRKHELILSLQVLGDFSGLLCPPSSVIGAANSAALVAASFISNSNNTKSGLVDANRTDPSINAGGNMRHLIVEACITRNLIDASAYYWPGYVSTSVISLVSDLPPVQKSPWLTFMEGAPLDNSLVNLLLTTPAPSLAEIEKLYHIALDGSAEEKSAAAKILCGASLTRGWNIQIPEVAASLMPLCEVYGSLVPTSTNISNSSDEPSIYMVFSNAFLFLLRLWKFYRPPLDQWLSGGGAFGGGLTLEYLLLLRNSRIASHNSAASNEINSDSVQFQSTSDKPVYIDFYPKLRAWYCQNKSCVASTLSGLCNGNPVHQVANKILNMIYSKMTKTGTSSGNSSTLSSNSLCGSTSSGGEDPQQRPMLPAWEVLEAIPFVLEAVLTACAHGKLSSRDLTTGLRDLIDFFPASIGAIISYFAAEITRGTWKPVPMNGTDWPSPAAVLPYIEAEMKEILSVAGVDFPSCSSAAGLSPVMLPLPMAALVSLTITFKLNKGLDHIHAVVGPALENCASGCPWPSVPIIGSLWSQKVRRWHDYIVVSCARSVFRQNKEAVAQLLRSCFSSFLGSVNASTSLLTYQSSVCGLLGSTIGVPGVIGSLAPGFLYLRSCQTIQDIQYVNGLITSLVGEHARESTARWPSSKSSRLKSSQASLSLAATKAREAAMLGASLVCVSGGMNLVQELYMETIPTWLLSSRDAKHGGVSVVSRIVEGYAMAYLLIFTGSYAWGVGARSPAWALSRRAHIVGAHMDFLAGVLEGNISLGCHPATWKAYVSCLVHLVVSFTPAWIQEVRVETLKKLASGLRGWHECELALSLLERGGVAAIGSVVELVNVIN